The following are encoded together in the Fusarium keratoplasticum isolate Fu6.1 chromosome 1, whole genome shotgun sequence genome:
- a CDS encoding 4-amino-5-hydroxymethyl-2-methylpyrimidine phosphate synthase: MSTDKITFLTNWHATPYHAPLYLAQAKGYFKEEGIKVALLEPNDPSDVTEIIGTGKVDLGFKAMIHTLAAKARNFPVQSIGSLLDEPFTGVVYLKDSGITTDFRTLKGKRIGYVGEFGKIQIDELTSHYGMTPDDYTAVRCGMNVSKAIIKGEIDAGIGLENVQMVELEEWLASQGRPKDDVQMLRIDELAELGCCCFCTILYIGNETFLAENPDKVKAFLRAVKRATDYVLAQPEAAWAEYVDFKPVMGTALNRKIFERSFAYFSKDLKNVKRDWDKVTKYGKRLGVLDESFQPNYTNSYLEWALSGESSDPIGDQKRIAKLQKDVAVSGGFHRLQDAEVKA; encoded by the exons ATGTCGACTGACAAGATCACTTTCCTTACCAACTG GCACGCTACGCCGTACCACGCCCCGCTGTACCTGGCCCAGGCCAAGGGATATttcaaggaggagggtatcAAGGTTGCTCTGCTCGAGCCCAACGACCCTAGC GATGTCACCGAGATCATCGGTACCGGCAAGGTCGACCTTGgcttcaaggccatgattCACACCCTGGCTGCCAAGGCTCGCAACTTTCCCGTCCAGTCCATCGGCAGTCTCCTGGATGAGCCCTTCACCGGCGTCGTCTACCTCAAGGACTCTGGCATCACTACCGACTTCCGCACGCTCAAGGGCAAGCGGATCGGTTACGTGGGCGAGTTTGGCAAGATCCAGATCGACGAGCTCACCTCTCACTACGGCATGACGCCCGATGACTACACTGCCGTCCGCTGCGGCATGAACGTgtccaaggccatcatcaagggcgAGATCGACGCCGGCATCGGCCTCGAGAACGTTCAGATGGTGGAGCTCGAGGAGTGGCTCGCCTCGCAGGGCCGTCCCAAGGACGACGTGCAGATGCTGCGCATTGACGAGCTCGCCGAGctcggctgctgctgcttctgtACCATCCTGTACATCGGCAACGAGACCTTCCTGGCCGAGAACCcggacaaggtcaaggcttTCCTCCGGGCCGTCAAGCGTGCCACCGACTACGTGCTCGCGCAGCCCGAGGCGGCGTGGGCCGAGTACGTCGACTTCAAGCCCGTCATGGGCACCGCTCTGAACCGCAAGATCTTTGAGCGCAGCTTTGCCTACTTCAGCAAGGACCTCAAGAACGTCAAGCGCGACTGGGACAAGGTTACCAAGTACGGCAAGCGTCTCGGTGTCTTGGACGAGAGCTTCCAGCCCAACTACACCAACTCGTACCTCGAGTGGGCTCTCTCTGGCGAGTCGAGCGACCCTATCGGAGACCAGAAGCGCATTGCCAAGCTTCAGAAGGACGTTGCTGTGTCTGGCGGCTTCCACCGGCTTCAGGatgccgaggtcaaggcttGA